The stretch of DNA ACGGTCCAAGACGAAGAGACGCAACCTTTCCCCTAAGCCAGACGAGTAACCGTTAACTGAAAATAACCGCCAATTCAAAAATTTCCCACCAGTATATATAACCACCAAGCCCTGCATGTTCCTCACTTGTCTTCCGATATCCATTGGCTTCTTTATTGCAAAGTATCCGGTGGTTATCTTCCTGGCAAGTATCCATGGCCGATTCCGGAAACTCTCCCGACCAAACCCGAGAAGTCCCTGAAAACGTCGGCCAAGGGTCCGGAACTGCTCCTCCGGAAGTTCCAGTTACTGACCTCCCCGCCGCCGAACAAACCGGTGGCGAGGGCAGCTCTACTGCTGCTTCTGGGTCTGGCCCTTCTGAGCCCGCACCGCCcccgcctcctcctcctcctcctgctgctgctgctgctcagGCAGCAGGCGGTGGCCCATATGTTTGCCACTTGTGCAACCCGCCCACAGCGTTCGACAACGACAGGGCAATGGCGGGGCATATGCGCAGGCATAGAGACAGGGCATGGAGAGGTTCATTTCCACCTCCTGTCTTTAGTAGACAAGAATTCATGGGCGATGACATCGCCAGGGGGCTGCTGAACGCCCCAATCCAAGAACAGGAGGCGGCGCTCGCCGCCGAGAGGGGGTTTGTCCACCACTTCGATCTGAACATGGGGGTGCCGGGGGCGGACGAGCCTGCCCCGGCCGGGCCATCTGGGGGAGACATTCCTGCCACTGGTCTCTCGGAGGACGACACTGTCTGAAAGGAGAGAAATTTCCGAGGTCGGCCTCACCGGGatatgtttttttgtttattcttcGAAGATGATTGTTATTATGttacatatacatatgcatgGACCTGCaacaataaattattgtaacgatcatttcataataataaggtggatttattattattattattattattattattattattattattattattattattattattcgtACGCAGATGTTTCCAATATTACTCACTGCATGAATGAGAGCTCATAATGGAAATTATCAATGCATTGCTAATAAGACCCGTAGATGTGAAATATGCAGCCGTGGGTTTGATATGTAGTTAGTCACtgaaacaataataattattataatatatgttattagCAAACCTTATGTAATAATATCTAATTTATGTGATTTTGTAGATTTCAATTAATTCATGAATATACTTTtggttaattaataataattttatatatacataagaaaattaaaagttcCCATAAATATAGGAGCATAGTtgtaaaacacaaaacaaaaatataatatttgaaacgTTTCTTTAGAGACAGATACTTCAACATATGAATCTAACactttttaatatagatttatCAATActtgtaatatattttttttttttgtaatacacGATATGTTATATCACTAAAGATATAAGAAACCctaattgttaaaattagtataaaattattttaaataattacacacaCATTCGGACACTGTTCTTTGCCCAACTTCTCAAAACCAATATCATTAtctattagaaaaatataataaactgCCTCTAAATAATTCATACCTCTCCAATTTGTGCCAAAATTATTGGACTTATTAAACAAACATGTTgtccaataaattttttttgccaagttcaacagtaaaaatatttaagtattttaatattaaaaataatttttacccaaAAGAGCCCCAATAAATTtctaatgataaatattttaatattaataataaaaaatattattattaaaaatattaaagaatcaaatatttttaattatgcttTATTGTATCATAGATACAAGTCATAaagaacaaatatttttttatattaagatgtGTAGATATTATAATAAGTccaataaaaatagaagaacattttataaatttttaaaagttaatacctatgattaaaatatatttaatgaatttagaagtaatataaaaaatttaaactcaatataaataatatgagagGACAAGGATGTGATAATAGATCTATGAAAGGTAAATAACAAAGTGCGTAAAAAAGATTATTAGATATAAATTCAAAAGTATTTTACACATCATTGATTGTTACAatcttaatttaattctttgtgatataaaaatttcatgtgTTAATGTTATAACATTTTTTGGAGTCACACAATGtatatacacattatttttttcttctacaaAAAGATGAAAACTTTTATaagattatattttaaataaaaacactacctatgatactaaattttataaaaaatttaatttgttttctaaatatatgaataacttataaaatattattaactatTCATATAACTGTAGTTTCGGTagaaaaagattttcaaaattaaaattaataaaatcttacttAAGTTCAACTatatcacaagaaaaattaaataatttgactatattgtcaattaaaaatgatttattttttaagttagaatataaaattttaattagtaattttatattttaaaaataaaaaacataaaattttcatattttttattattttttaaagaccCTCCAAATTTTAAATAGCTGAGAACCCCAATTCCCATGGGTCATGAGAAAGGCTCGAGGTAAACGTGAAATTACCACGGTTAATTcctaattgatttttatttctcCTAATGGGATCTTAATGATATATATAGTTGTAGGGAAATCCATAAATGTTACAATATAATTATTAGACAATATTCaaggagaatatatatatatatatatatatgcttttgaCATTTAAGGAcatatgtaaatacatatattttttagattaccACGTTTGGTCGAAAAATCCATTAAGCTCAAATTAATTGTGGTGGGATCACGTGAATCAAAACAAATTTGAGAAAAACACATGCTAAATGGATGAAGTTAAAGCACCAAAATCTCAATTATTGGGGAAATTCAGACTTAAGGAGTGTTACTTACCAAGTTGGTTGTCTAACATGATCTCGTAAATAttctaatttcatttctataCAAATTCCTtctaataatgataaaaatatttttgtattaacaCTGTTTAgcattttataatttcttaaaaagaaTCAAAGAATCACAACCATCAATAACTATCATCATTAATATCGTAATATATATTTGCAATCATGaataatattgtaatatatattgacaataataataatacgtCATTAATTCAGTAATATTCTCTCTACCCATGCACATAATAATATCAGATACGCATCATTATATTACAAGAATATTGCAAAAAACGTGCTTGTATTATATAATCAATGCGCCCATATTTCtaaaacatttattattataagaatatATTGAAAGTCTAAttccatgtatatataatataagcaaGCAAGCATATAGAACCCATCAAAAGCCATGCCTTCCAGTACTAGTTGAAAGTTGAGAACTCACTAGTCACCAGTCACTTCCTcattggccatggcagccatggtgGCCTCATGGATTTCTAGTGGAGGGTTCAGCAGCTATTGCTCAGCCCGCTGGCGGTGGCCCATACATTTGTACATTGTGCAAGTGCAACCCACCAAGAACATTCAATAACGACCGGGCATGAGCACAGGCATAGAAACCTGGGCTGGAGCGGCTCATTCCCGCCTCCGATATTTGAGTAGAGACGAATTTTTGGAGGATGAGAACGCAAGGGCGCCATTGAAGCCCCCATGGAAACACAGGAGCCGGCGATCGCCGGTGAAAAGGCCAAGAGGTATGTGCGCTACTTTGATTTGAACGTATGGTTGCCGGGAGCGGACGAGCTGGCGCCGGAAGGGCCATCTGGAGACCAAATTCCTGACATCGACGAGACTGCCTATGCCCCAGAGGGCGATAGTGACTAAAAAGGAGAGATTTCCGAAGTTGCTACAGTGACTAAAGAGGAGAGATTTTCGAAGTTGCGACAGTGACGAAAACACCAAATAAACTACtgtaaaatttcaaatataacatTACATATAGTTACTAGGAAAGGTGTTATTAAACATGGTAAGATTATCCCAAGACACATGTCAAGTGAttgagtcaaaataaattagaatttatatCAATAGGTCGTTGTTTCAATTCCTAGTCTTATACAATAAGACAAAGTTTTCACCTGTAATTTATCTTCTCTGTCGAAATTGAGGGCACAAGTAGTGCGGTGGACCGCGTAAGGGCGATAATCCCAAAGAATGGTAAGGTAGGCAttgtattctaaaaataattaaataaattattataatttcaaatttagtgacACGTTAGTcattatatgataaatattatcttgagaccatgaataatattttaatttcattaatagTGTCATATGAGGCGATTTAAGGTTATTGAATTGTGAGGTGATTGCGACTGTGGTAGGGTAGTGCGATGGTGAGCTTAAGAACATTGCAATGTACTCATCAAGTCGATTTTTAGTCTCTTGTACATTGAtgtgttattttatattaaatcaatataaatatatactacTACTGAAAAAAAAGTTCACAAATGAGCTCTAAATAGCATTTTCATTCTTTAAGTAGGGTAGTGCGCGTGAGAGGAATCCCTAATTTGCAAAAGTTTTGGcattagaataaatatatatttaataggAACGGGCAGTGTTCGATGGTATCGCTTAATGACCACATGTGCATTAACTACATTTTGTGTAGCAAATTAACTAAGTCGCTATGATTCGTATGCGTGGGATGATGGGACCAGAACCTGACCATCCATCCATCATCACCTTTGTAATCGTTGCTTGCTTGGTGTATATATGCTTAACTAGGTTTCTATATTccatttcattttgtatttcaaaactGTGAAGAGAAGAGAACATGGAAACTACCCTGTCTTTCACCTCGCTTTGCTGGAAAACTCAAAGATGGCCCGAGGACCCATTTTACTTCCTGGATTTGGGCCGGCTCGTCTCTCTCGGATGGTGTTTTTGGGTCAATGAGCACTGTACCCTATTTGTGCAATTCCTAGTCCGACGACTTTGAACGGTGTTTGGAAGTGGCTGCCAACCTTACTGTTCGACGGTGTTTGGAGGTGGCGGTGGACTTGGAGCTGCCGGAAATGCAGGTGGACCATTGGCTTGTGTACCGGAACATGGGTGCATATGCTGGAGCTCTAACCAGTGACTTTGCTGCCTCCGACATTAAAACCTACCTAGCCTGTTCTATTGACCTTAAATTACTATAATTTCTATGAGTACTTAAATTTGAACTAGTGTCTTGCTTGTATTTTGCGTACCAAAACGTCAGAAACACTATTTAGATatagaattttgatattttgtgtGTGATACTAGAGTATGGATTATTCACTCCCGTTGTTATATCAGCAACATGGACTGTCCATTAACTTTACAGTGAGTAATTCATTCAGGCTGTCTAAAGAAGAATGAGATCTCGGCCGGTTTCACCGGCGAGATTGTAGTCTAGGGGCTCCATCTCGACGGAGAAGGTCACGCTTGGCAGTCTCAAGGCTTGAGCGAGGTTGAAGTCGCAGCCGAGAGGGTTGGATGAAGCCACTAAAGGTGCAGTTCTTGACAAGACGAAACGTTCGATGACGTCTTCATCATTATCGGCTTCGTTGCTATCTATAGTGGTGTAGGATCTGGCGAGGCCAATGCAGCTTGGAGAGGTACAGTGAGATTTTGATCTCTTTGGGGATATGCAACTATCCACGGATGATATCAGCATGAACTGTTGCTGCAGCAGGAGTTAATAGTGGCAGATTTGGACTTTCTTCTGACCAACCCATATTCAGAGATGTCGCTGGATGAAAAGCCCTTTGTTGCTTCACTTATTCAAAAAGCTCGTCTACGTACAATCAGGCGGTGAAATTATATCATCGCGGGAGTGGGATTTGGTGCATGCGTCAATTTCGGGCTGGGAGAGAAGGAAAGAGTTCATCTCTTCTTTGAGTTCTGATAATGTGGAGATGGTTGATCGGGAGGAGGCAATCTCGCTAGAAAAACATTCCTCAGGTTCTGTTGATAATGCCTTGGACACTTGATTAGGCATGTCGGATCGTGTTGATGTGTCTGTGGATTCTGGCTCGTTATAGGGATCGGGTGACACTATGGCAGCTACATGGGAGACGATGAAAAGGGTTATCAACCCTATTTTTGATGGCTCTGATTTGCCTGAGAGATGAAGATGTTGATCACACGAGTATGAGTGTGTCAGGTTGGACGGCAAACTTGGGCCCAGCACTGCGGTATTTCCGGCGGCTCCCTACTCACCAACACTTCTGGCTTAGGTAATTAAACCATTCTATTAGCAACTTGGAGCGAATAGAACTCCTGTGTATCTCCATAGTCAAACGGTGGATGGCTCTACTGTAATACCTCGAGAACTCAGAGAAGgataatatatatcgagaataaataaagaaagaaataacaccagttggataccttttgagttgaATGTAGGTAAGGAACTTTTGAGTTAAACTtgtttgagctggggaagctcaaggatgggtgaccccctggaaaGTTTTCATAgactcatcagggtaagttgttccggtccttcctatcaatCAATGTGGAATGTTACATCTACTACTGAATATGACTTGATGGTGTTGGATTGCTGGGGTGTGTTAGTGAGTTCCTTGGAGTTGAGAGACTCTAATGATCAAAACCGATGCTATCCTTCGATCCTAGATTTTACTTTGTACATGATGTCATGTAAAGTGGCTTTGCAGCCTCTTGTTTTTGCCTGCTCAGGTGGTCGTCTACTTAGTAACTTGGAATGGGCAGACCCCATGCATTTCCATAGTCAAACGGTACGTCGGTATACTTAATAACTTGGAGTGGGCATAACTCCTATGTGTTTGTTCCAGTATATATGTGTTTCGGGGTCACTTGGTGACACTTACTGGTTCATTCCTCTAGTCCTAGTTTGTCACTTTGTACTCATTGCCAGCTGGGTGGCTCTTCCATGCTTGCCTTCAAGTTCTCAGCTTCTCCCTGGTATTCACGTTTATTTGGAAGACGTGCATATGTTAGAGCACCTTTGGATCTGGAGCTGTTCATTAATTTCCATTTATGTAGCTTTGTTGTTGCTTCTGTTATGTTTTTATCTACAGTCTTGTTTTAATCTTGAGTGTGTGCTTCACTTACGTGATCATGTAAAATGAGATATGCCCTGATTTGTGTTCTGTAcagatgttttatttttatctatacaTATCTcttttgcttaaaaaaaaatcttgggtTATGGGGATTGATTTTCAGGTCAACCGCTTTCTGGTGGCTTGTTGGTCAAAACTGGGATTCATGAGCTTCCTTCAGGCGGGGCCAATTCGACCGTGCCTGATAATAGCCGACAGGTGTTGGTCCTGAAGAACTGCAAGTTTGTAGTCGGTAATGTTCATCTAATGGCCCTAAGAAGTGCGAGTGATCATTATGTCAAGGGTGCCCATGAGTCGATTATTGAAGCAGATAATTCTCTACCCTCTCCAGGGAGGCATATATACTTGACTACCAACCTCAGGTAATCGGGTAAATAAGATTGAACCTCGAAGCAGTAGTAGTAATGAGGCCCAGTCTGAGGACCAAAATTTAAGGACTAACATGGCTCTATTGAATAGTGGCAAGGATAATCCAAAACCATCGTGGACTCGTCTTTTGGACTCAAGTGGTCCTAGGATTCCTTCCAAACTTGATTATACTCCCCCCTTGCCCCCCAAGGTTTGAAGAATGGATTTCCAAAAGTGAAGTTTCCTATGGATCGATGTTCTTGAGAACTCGACTTATTGGCTTAACACCCTAGTAAGttattttattgagaaaaaattaccCTCCAATGGTTCAGTCAATTTCTATGAAGTTGTGGAAGTGATATGGGCTTGTTGAggtaatttctaaaaatagtgatttttatttatttttatttcaattcgCAAGTTCTTATGTTGGGTGCTTTTTATGCTGGTCCTTGACATTTTTGCAGGTAAGCCTTTATTTTTGCAATGTTGGGAACCTGAGTTGATTCTCTCACAAGAATCTCACTCTTCTATTCCCAAATGGGTTAAAATTCATAATGTGCCTTTAGAGAGATGGTCCATACGAGGTATTGCTATTATCACTAGTAGGCTAGGAAAACCACTTCATGCGGATCCCATTATTGAGGATAGATCTAGGTTGGGGTTTGCTAGGGTGTACGTGGAAATGCATacgtcttcttcttttcctaaGTTCGTTGCATTGAAACAGGGCTTAGATGAGTTGACAGGGGAGCACAAATGTTGCATATTTGCCACTAGAATACCAATGGCTTCCTTCTGTGTATTTTCATTGTCATGTCTTTGGTGATAGCCTTTCTGGTTGTCCTAAGATTCCCCCAACCTAGGTTCCTTCTGTGTATTTTCATTGTCATGTCTTTGGCCATAGCCTTTCTGGTTGTCCTAAGATTCCCCCAACCTAGGATGAGATGTACAATTCCCAAAGGGATAAGTCTGCTCATGTTAAGAATAAGGGGAAGTGAGTTGAGGTTACACAGATAAAATAGGTTTTGACCCAATTTGATTCTTTTAGGCAGGAACCCTCTCATGTGTCCCTAATTGAAATTGTTGATGGTGCATCTAAGGCCACTCTTCTTCCATTAACTGCGGTATGGTGCGGTCGATGACGAAGaatagatttttttctttaatggaGAAAGATATGGATATTCCTTTGCTTGAAGAATTGACCCTTCCTATTGATGGTGGAGCTGTGCATGGGGCAGATATGGATATTGAGAATAAGGGTAAGAAAGGTCATGTGGAAGACGAGGATTTTACATCAAACAAGACAAATAGCTTCAGCTCAAGGTACGTGCATGTGAAATCTAAATCTCAATTGAAGGAGGGGAAGAAAAGAATGCCCTGGAGAAAGCAAAAAAGGGCTCGCATACAGCGGATCCAGTCCTTACTGATCCAATTTGATGATCTAGATTTCTTTTCATAGTTTTTTGAATTCATAAGTTGTAAAGTTAAATTTGTGCCTTTCATTGTGgtttggttttgtttctttgtgaTTGCTTGGGAAATGCCCTAACATAAGCTGTAAATGCTTTGAGGTTTTTTCTGtcaatattatttacataaataaaaaaaaattccatttgtGGGTGTTAATATAActcttcaaattttaatttaattaggatTATATTATCTCATCTGATAAGATTAATCTAATAAAGGAATTTCTCAGATAATTCTTATTAGATGATGATTCCCATTAAGTGATTAGGATAGGTTTGAGAAATCTAATTAATTCTGCTATGTTTGTAGTTTAGATCCTATAAATTGACAATCCTAATTTAGAGTTTGATAGAACACTCTCAATAATGTATAGAAGAATACTTATCTATATTATTGTGACTGTGTGTCACGTGTTCCATAATTTGATAGTTATAATCCCAATATATAGTACTGTAACCCTGTAACCAGTTAATTACATGAAGTCG from Diospyros lotus cultivar Yz01 chromosome 6, ASM1463336v1, whole genome shotgun sequence encodes:
- the LOC127804332 gene encoding uncharacterized protein LOC127804332, giving the protein MADSGNSPDQTREVPENVGQGSGTAPPEVPVTDLPAAEQTGGEGSSTAASGSGPSEPAPPPPPPPPPAAAAAQAAGGGPYVCHLCNPPTAFDNDRAMAGHMRRHRDRAWRGSFPPPVFSRQEFMGDDIARGLLNAPIQEQEAALAAERGFVHHFDLNMGVPGADEPAPAGPSGGDIPATGLSEDDTV